A single region of the Halobacterium wangiae genome encodes:
- a CDS encoding PAS domain-containing sensor histidine kinase — protein MSSSGPSRDDYGETLALFDQRDDPTEPLTTPEIADSLETARETVYKRLENLVSRGKLKSKDISADARVWWRPHTDSKSVGVSEAEITESIVRQLFENAPNPYLIVQPDEYEIVAVSDTYLEATMTERETILGQTLFEVFPADPEDPDPEGAPRLRRSLDRVTEQREEDVMPVTHYPVPDRDATNNQFEDRWWSPVNTPLFDARGKLLYIIHHVQDVTPLVETSPGEDGVDLSDELEVEKSHLTADMLLKSRKLYEAREEAYEREKQQQAVADLGQVTLESSDLDALMNEAARTVADALDAEYSAVFDLETNAEALLLRQGAGWDEGVVGNTRMEAVEAESQAAYTLENDYPIVVEDLHTETRFSGQALLTNHDVRSGINTVIGPCEDPWGILSVHDPEPREFSEDDVSFVVSVANILAEAIEREQYETRLERLIRKLEESNERLEQFAYAASHDLQEPLRMVTSYLKLVESRYSDELDEDGEEFIKFAVDGAERMRAMINSLLAYSRVETQGDPFETVDLDVVVKDALADLQFRIDRHDAEVVVGELPVVRGDGGQLRQVFQNLLDNAIEYSGEKTPSVEVSAERDGNEWVISVADEGIGIDEDDAERVFEVFQRLHSREAHSGTGIGLALCDRIIERHNGDIWIESESSEGATFSMSLPPVPESESEPR, from the coding sequence ATGTCGTCATCGGGCCCCTCCAGGGATGACTATGGTGAAACGCTCGCCCTCTTTGACCAGCGCGATGACCCAACTGAACCCCTCACGACACCAGAAATCGCAGACTCGCTCGAAACGGCCCGAGAAACCGTCTACAAACGCCTCGAAAACCTGGTGAGCCGTGGTAAGCTAAAGTCAAAGGACATCAGTGCCGATGCCCGTGTCTGGTGGCGACCACACACGGACAGCAAGTCCGTCGGAGTGTCTGAGGCCGAGATTACTGAATCAATTGTTCGCCAGCTATTCGAGAACGCCCCTAACCCCTATCTGATTGTACAACCGGACGAGTACGAAATCGTGGCCGTCAGCGACACATACTTAGAGGCGACCATGACCGAGCGTGAAACGATCCTCGGCCAGACACTATTCGAGGTCTTCCCAGCGGACCCTGAGGACCCCGACCCAGAAGGCGCCCCTCGGCTGCGACGCTCGCTTGACCGGGTCACCGAGCAGCGCGAGGAAGACGTCATGCCAGTGACGCACTATCCTGTTCCAGACCGCGACGCCACAAATAACCAGTTTGAGGATCGCTGGTGGAGCCCGGTCAATACTCCCCTATTCGATGCGAGGGGGAAGCTCTTGTATATCATCCACCACGTTCAGGACGTCACGCCACTCGTTGAAACCTCCCCGGGAGAAGATGGAGTGGATCTAAGCGACGAACTAGAAGTGGAGAAGTCTCACCTCACGGCGGATATGCTTCTGAAGAGTCGGAAACTCTACGAAGCCCGAGAGGAGGCGTACGAGCGGGAAAAGCAGCAACAAGCCGTTGCCGACCTCGGGCAGGTCACCCTCGAATCAAGCGACCTCGACGCTCTCATGAACGAGGCTGCCCGTACGGTCGCCGACGCCCTTGACGCCGAGTACAGCGCCGTCTTCGACCTCGAAACCAACGCCGAGGCACTCCTACTCCGGCAGGGAGCCGGCTGGGACGAGGGAGTCGTCGGGAACACGAGGATGGAGGCTGTCGAAGCGGAGTCTCAAGCCGCGTACACCCTGGAGAACGACTATCCCATCGTCGTTGAGGACTTACACACGGAAACACGATTCAGTGGGCAGGCCTTGCTGACGAACCACGACGTCCGGAGTGGCATCAATACGGTTATCGGGCCGTGCGAGGACCCATGGGGAATCCTCAGTGTGCACGATCCAGAGCCCCGGGAATTCAGTGAGGACGATGTCTCTTTTGTGGTGAGTGTGGCGAACATTCTCGCGGAGGCGATCGAACGCGAGCAATACGAGACCCGGTTGGAACGCTTGATCCGGAAACTGGAGGAGTCAAACGAGCGCCTCGAGCAGTTCGCGTACGCGGCGTCCCACGACCTTCAGGAGCCACTGCGGATGGTTACCAGCTACCTCAAGTTAGTAGAGTCCCGGTACTCCGACGAGCTCGACGAGGACGGCGAGGAGTTCATCAAGTTCGCGGTCGACGGAGCTGAGCGGATGCGGGCGATGATCAATAGTCTGTTAGCGTACTCACGGGTCGAAACGCAGGGCGACCCGTTCGAGACCGTGGACCTCGACGTCGTGGTCAAAGATGCTCTGGCTGATCTCCAGTTTAGAATTGATCGACACGACGCCGAAGTTGTCGTGGGAGAGTTGCCCGTAGTCCGAGGAGACGGGGGGCAACTGCGGCAGGTATTCCAGAACCTGCTCGACAATGCAATCGAATACAGTGGAGAGAAGACGCCCTCTGTCGAGGTTTCGGCCGAACGCGACGGCAACGAGTGGGTGATCTCGGTGGCCGATGAGGGTATCGGTATCGATGAGGACGATGCAGAACGTGTCTTCGAGGTGTTCCAGCGCCTCCACTCGCGTGAGGCCCACTCGGGAACGGGGATTGGGCTAGCGCTTTGTGACCGGATTATCGAGCGCCATAACGGCGACATCTGGATTGAATCTGAATCTAGTGAGGGCGCCACATTCTCGATGTCGCTCCCCCCAGTACCGGAGTCGGAGAGCGAACCACGGTAA
- a CDS encoding PAS domain-containing protein, with product MRDPGGTTEEDFLGNRDVVEGIVQTSPVGITVVDGDGTLAFANERAEEIYGRSREEINEFTHDDSRWGLVGEHGQPLEAGEAPFDRIVAEETEIHDQIIGLHRPSGERVWVSVNGAPQWNEDGELERAIFTFKEVTERRKREREVEESERRYRTLVDNFPNGAVALVDEDLTYQTVGGEPLEEAGAPAEDIEGKQVSEAVPRELADELVPRYEAAFDGESSTFQVESNDRIYRIRIVPVFDDDGHVFVALGVSQDVTEQRNRERELKESERRYRTLVDNFPGGSVGLFNENLTYDIVGGELLEDLGIDSADVVGTNIYARYPDDLVTDIEPNFHAVFEGESSTFEVDLPDRDLLAHTLPVRNAAGEIYAGMVVVQDITDQKEYQRRLEESNERLEQFAYAASHDLQEPLRMISSYLQLLEDRYTEDLEGDGQEFVEFAVDGAERMRDMIQGLLAYSRVETQGNPFEPVDLDTIVADICEDLGVKIEERDADITIEDLPTVAGDASQLRQVFQNLLDNAIEYSGDAPPRIHVAAERDGDEWAISISDEGIGIDTKNQERVFEVFQRLHSRDEHPGTGLGLALCERIIERHGGDIWVESEPGEGTTFSFTLPDAGGDEQGQD from the coding sequence ATGAGAGATCCCGGGGGCACAACTGAGGAGGATTTCCTAGGGAACCGGGATGTCGTCGAGGGAATCGTCCAGACGAGCCCGGTCGGTATCACGGTCGTCGACGGCGACGGCACGCTGGCGTTCGCGAACGAACGTGCGGAGGAGATCTACGGCCGCTCTCGCGAGGAAATAAACGAGTTCACGCACGACGACTCGCGGTGGGGGCTCGTCGGCGAACACGGCCAGCCCCTCGAAGCGGGCGAGGCACCGTTCGACCGCATTGTAGCGGAGGAAACGGAGATACACGACCAGATTATCGGCCTCCACCGCCCGTCCGGAGAACGCGTCTGGGTGTCAGTCAACGGTGCTCCCCAGTGGAACGAGGACGGCGAGCTGGAACGCGCTATCTTCACGTTCAAGGAAGTCACTGAGCGCAGGAAGCGCGAGCGCGAAGTCGAGGAGAGCGAACGCCGCTACCGGACGCTCGTCGACAACTTCCCCAACGGGGCCGTGGCTCTCGTCGACGAGGACCTTACCTACCAGACCGTCGGCGGCGAACCCCTCGAAGAGGCCGGCGCCCCCGCAGAGGATATCGAGGGGAAACAGGTTAGCGAAGCCGTCCCTCGAGAATTGGCCGACGAACTCGTCCCCCGCTACGAGGCCGCCTTCGATGGGGAGTCGAGCACGTTCCAAGTGGAGTCCAACGACCGTATTTACAGAATCCGGATTGTTCCGGTCTTTGACGATGACGGTCACGTGTTCGTTGCCCTCGGGGTGTCACAGGACGTCACCGAGCAGAGAAATCGCGAACGCGAACTCAAGGAGAGCGAACGCCGCTACCGGACGCTCGTCGACAACTTCCCTGGCGGCTCCGTCGGGCTGTTCAACGAGAACCTCACCTACGATATCGTCGGTGGCGAACTCCTAGAGGACCTCGGGATTGATTCAGCGGATGTCGTCGGCACCAACATCTACGCCCGGTATCCCGACGACCTCGTCACGGACATCGAGCCGAACTTCCACGCGGTCTTCGAGGGTGAGTCGAGTACGTTCGAGGTCGACCTGCCAGACCGGGACCTGCTGGCGCACACGCTCCCAGTACGGAACGCTGCCGGCGAGATATACGCGGGGATGGTAGTGGTGCAGGACATCACGGACCAGAAGGAGTACCAGCGCAGACTCGAGGAGTCGAACGAGCGCCTCGAGCAGTTCGCGTACGCGGCATCCCACGACCTTCAGGAACCGCTCCGGATGATCTCCAGCTACCTCCAGTTGCTGGAGGACCGCTACACCGAGGATCTCGAAGGGGACGGTCAGGAGTTCGTCGAGTTCGCGGTCGACGGCGCCGAGCGGATGCGGGACATGATACAGGGGCTCCTGGCGTACTCGCGAGTCGAGACCCAGGGCAACCCGTTCGAACCCGTCGACCTAGACACCATCGTCGCCGACATCTGCGAGGACCTCGGGGTGAAAATCGAGGAACGCGACGCCGACATCACCATCGAAGACCTCCCCACGGTGGCAGGGGACGCCAGCCAGTTGCGCCAAGTGTTCCAGAACCTCCTGGACAACGCCATCGAGTACAGCGGTGATGCCCCACCGCGAATTCACGTGGCGGCAGAACGCGACGGCGACGAGTGGGCCATCTCGATCAGTGACGAAGGAATCGGCATTGACACGAAGAACCAGGAACGCGTCTTCGAGGTGTTCCAGCGCCTACACAGTCGCGACGAACACCCTGGGACAGGACTCGGTCTGGCACTCTGTGAACGCATCATCGAGCGCCACGGCGGCGATATCTGGGTCGAATCCGAACCAGGCGAGGGGACGACGTTTTCGTTCACGTTGCCTGATGCTGGCGGAGACGAACAAGGGCAGGACTGA
- a CDS encoding ATP-binding protein: MQDVDVPVIYQAVCCPGGDWTTQADSTIYDLERGLGTVQDRVLEAIVPRDDETEASYTPPRADQHRIEGIRGRTLRRTFRMSARAVALTHESPTDADSAAKRLRSVFASIGGETHTITGRVTTDDELYAGPGYPPGTQIFEAVCDRLVGRVSYDAKRSYLPWVPHESTGFIVAPEELPGFCLLGGAGLTPSGRRALATRSPERIGIPLPPPELLGRYRGPGMALGMPLTRDRQPYGHPLILPPAQQTRHVLVVGDTGSGKSVLQCTAMLTNTIATDGPAIVFDTKGGGTALEYLRAHFAAYGDLEDVHYFDFTRVLPALTFFDITRLLEAGVPHEEARSRKASHYEELLQGVMGAEQYGQAQESVKVLRNHVKALFDPIHGEDSFSHADLYAALRRTQEQRATPPVSDDRLATYFESLLERDRDIFQKVMTGAIGRADSIATDGRLGPLFEHTAENGEGARFDFSECISEDSVIVFDFGGMEAGVKRTLTLALLSNLWSALKARSQNTPESEVALVNVYLEEAADVADTSLVDTLLSQGRSFELSMTLGVQFPRQLDSPDPENETYLEALNETATFIVGNVSVRDDLAEVLATEGMPPEAVARRLSALRRGNWLVRPGSGFDEATPRPFLTESLPAPNGHPASDAPLSESEEARFQAALENAESRTLREAGLPQTNPDEEVDDESDTKEEDGDEVEDEESVSTQSVTRVDSLLPYTKRLPRVVAYDEQAHALRCSRCQNRYDPSIEGLRRAIECCYSMGDVKRDNIPVCEFNLKLAPSEITDSPWSIPQLLFLQAVYNAQQLRYDRLEYDIVGDSMLRLQEYVGIEAGELEELIEAGVLRRDGDHPHRLYSVPPEGRSVIGEAYREGIDYGHGAGDLEESAQHVCLNEAARRFLVQEFQEDPDSEVVEVQTYYELGDGHRLDCAGLDANGEIVVVVEAERINHDRAEAIVNDYDKMASCDPVEAIWVVLNREDAHEVLETLYNPSTGKPRVDKTYSRNTPPQQFRLNAPGATSIYPISYLQKELQD; the protein is encoded by the coding sequence ATGCAGGACGTCGACGTCCCGGTCATCTATCAGGCCGTCTGTTGTCCTGGTGGTGACTGGACGACTCAGGCCGATAGTACAATCTACGACCTAGAGCGTGGACTCGGGACGGTCCAAGATCGCGTTCTCGAAGCCATCGTTCCGAGAGACGACGAGACCGAAGCATCCTACACGCCCCCAAGAGCTGATCAACACCGAATCGAAGGTATTCGAGGGCGGACGCTCCGGCGCACCTTCCGAATGAGTGCACGCGCGGTGGCACTCACCCACGAGTCACCGACCGATGCCGATAGTGCAGCAAAACGACTCCGGAGCGTCTTCGCATCAATAGGCGGTGAGACCCACACCATCACGGGTAGGGTGACTACTGACGACGAACTCTACGCTGGACCAGGGTATCCACCGGGAACCCAGATCTTCGAAGCAGTCTGTGACCGTCTCGTCGGGCGAGTATCCTATGATGCGAAGCGAAGCTACCTGCCGTGGGTTCCACACGAAAGCACGGGGTTCATCGTCGCCCCCGAGGAGCTCCCGGGTTTCTGCCTCCTTGGGGGTGCTGGCCTCACTCCCAGTGGTCGACGCGCGCTGGCAACGCGGTCCCCGGAGCGAATCGGGATTCCATTGCCACCCCCAGAACTTCTAGGCAGGTATCGCGGGCCGGGTATGGCACTTGGTATGCCGCTTACGCGCGACCGCCAGCCCTACGGCCACCCACTCATACTGCCGCCCGCCCAGCAGACTCGCCACGTCCTCGTGGTTGGTGACACTGGGTCGGGTAAATCCGTCCTGCAGTGTACCGCGATGCTCACGAATACAATCGCGACGGATGGCCCGGCGATCGTCTTCGATACGAAAGGCGGGGGCACCGCACTAGAATACCTCCGAGCGCATTTCGCGGCCTACGGCGACCTCGAGGACGTCCACTACTTTGATTTCACTCGGGTGTTGCCTGCGCTCACGTTCTTCGATATCACCCGTCTCCTCGAGGCGGGTGTCCCCCACGAGGAAGCACGCTCACGAAAGGCAAGCCACTACGAAGAACTCCTCCAAGGCGTGATGGGTGCAGAGCAGTACGGGCAGGCCCAGGAATCCGTGAAAGTCCTCCGGAATCACGTTAAAGCCCTCTTCGACCCGATTCACGGTGAGGATTCGTTCTCGCATGCGGATTTGTATGCGGCGTTGCGTCGCACTCAAGAACAACGTGCGACACCCCCGGTTTCTGATGACCGCCTCGCTACGTATTTTGAGAGTTTGCTTGAGCGCGACCGCGATATTTTCCAGAAGGTCATGACCGGCGCGATCGGCCGGGCAGACAGCATCGCCACAGACGGCCGACTCGGCCCACTATTCGAACACACCGCCGAGAACGGGGAGGGGGCTCGTTTTGATTTTTCTGAGTGCATCAGTGAGGATTCGGTCATTGTCTTCGACTTCGGTGGCATGGAGGCGGGGGTGAAGCGTACGCTGACACTTGCGTTGCTCTCGAATCTCTGGAGTGCGCTCAAAGCCCGCTCACAGAACACTCCTGAGTCCGAGGTCGCGTTGGTGAATGTGTATCTCGAGGAGGCCGCCGACGTTGCTGATACCTCACTCGTCGACACCCTCCTCTCCCAGGGTCGCTCATTCGAGTTGTCGATGACGCTTGGCGTGCAGTTTCCCCGGCAACTCGATTCGCCTGACCCAGAGAATGAGACGTATCTTGAAGCGCTCAATGAGACGGCCACGTTCATCGTTGGGAACGTCTCCGTCAGGGACGACCTCGCAGAGGTCCTGGCGACGGAGGGAATGCCGCCGGAGGCGGTGGCGCGGCGTCTGAGCGCACTAAGGCGTGGGAATTGGTTGGTGCGACCGGGCTCGGGGTTCGACGAAGCGACACCCAGGCCATTCCTCACGGAATCACTCCCCGCACCAAACGGCCACCCCGCAAGCGACGCCCCACTTTCGGAGAGTGAGGAAGCCCGGTTCCAGGCTGCACTCGAAAACGCAGAATCACGGACGCTACGAGAAGCTGGTCTCCCACAAACCAACCCTGATGAGGAAGTGGACGACGAATCGGACACCAAAGAGGAAGACGGAGACGAGGTTGAGGACGAAGAGTCCGTGAGTACACAGTCGGTTACGCGTGTTGATTCGCTCTTACCGTATACGAAGCGCCTCCCGAGGGTGGTGGCGTATGATGAGCAGGCGCACGCGCTCAGGTGTAGTCGGTGCCAGAACCGGTACGACCCCTCCATCGAGGGATTGCGTCGCGCCATCGAGTGCTGCTACTCAATGGGCGATGTGAAGCGGGACAACATTCCGGTGTGTGAGTTCAACCTCAAACTCGCCCCGAGTGAAATCACTGACTCTCCGTGGTCGATTCCTCAGTTATTGTTCTTGCAGGCGGTGTATAATGCCCAGCAACTCCGGTACGACCGACTGGAGTACGATATCGTCGGGGACAGCATGCTCCGATTACAGGAGTACGTCGGAATCGAAGCGGGGGAGCTCGAGGAGTTGATTGAGGCTGGTGTGCTGCGACGCGATGGCGACCACCCACACCGATTATACTCGGTTCCACCGGAGGGACGTTCGGTCATTGGTGAAGCCTATCGCGAGGGAATCGACTACGGCCATGGTGCTGGTGACCTTGAGGAGTCCGCCCAGCACGTCTGTTTGAACGAGGCCGCCCGACGATTCCTCGTCCAAGAATTCCAGGAAGACCCGGATTCGGAGGTGGTCGAGGTCCAGACATACTACGAACTAGGAGATGGGCATCGCCTCGATTGTGCGGGCCTGGACGCGAATGGGGAGATTGTGGTCGTGGTTGAGGCCGAACGCATCAATCACGACCGCGCGGAAGCCATCGTGAATGATTACGATAAGATGGCGTCGTGTGACCCAGTGGAGGCGATCTGGGTCGTGCTGAATCGAGAAGACGCCCACGAAGTACTCGAAACACTCTACAATCCCAGTACGGGCAAGCCCCGGGTGGATAAGACGTATAGTCGGAACACGCCCCCACAACAATTCCGACTCAACGCCCCCGGTGCAACCAGTATCTACCCAATCAGCTACCTCCAAAAAGAACTCCAAGACTAG